The Microbacterium sp. LWH7-1.2 genome window below encodes:
- a CDS encoding crosslink repair DNA glycosylase YcaQ family protein, whose product MTAHRLTRDQARRIVVRAQLLDAERPGDVVEVAEQLGYIKIDPTATIAPCEHTVLWSRIGWSYEPGQLRKVVEDDRLLFEFDGTFRPMSLLPLMLPAMRRWPQRESSRQWLEANAGFREDVLARLRAEGPLLASEIPDTAQVSRAPDGWSGTNQVPHMLDFLLRQGEVAVTGREGRHRVWDLAERVYPQDLPEYGDDEAAALLAARRLQSAGLTKPHWFWSGVAKDTGEPAVVEGSTTKYRVDPEALAALEEEDAGGRVAFLNPYDSLLFDRKRLEELFAFTYVLEQFKPKAQRRYGFFAHPILMGDRFVGMLDAEVARDREVLRVNAIHEFLPFEPEESEMVRAEISELAEWLGVSVTGLP is encoded by the coding sequence GTGACGGCGCACCGGCTCACTCGCGATCAGGCGCGGCGCATCGTGGTCCGCGCGCAGCTGCTCGATGCCGAGAGGCCGGGCGACGTCGTCGAGGTCGCCGAGCAGCTCGGCTACATCAAGATCGACCCGACCGCGACGATCGCGCCGTGCGAGCACACTGTGCTGTGGTCGCGGATCGGCTGGTCGTACGAACCCGGGCAGCTGCGCAAGGTCGTGGAGGACGACCGTCTTCTCTTCGAGTTCGACGGCACGTTCCGCCCCATGAGCCTGCTGCCGCTGATGCTGCCCGCGATGCGCCGGTGGCCGCAGCGCGAGAGCAGCCGGCAGTGGCTCGAGGCGAACGCCGGCTTCCGTGAGGATGTGCTTGCGCGACTGCGCGCCGAAGGACCGCTGCTCGCGAGCGAGATCCCCGATACCGCGCAGGTGAGCCGTGCGCCGGACGGCTGGTCGGGGACGAACCAGGTGCCCCACATGCTGGACTTCCTGCTCCGTCAGGGAGAGGTGGCGGTCACGGGCCGCGAAGGTCGCCATCGGGTGTGGGATCTCGCTGAGCGCGTGTACCCGCAGGACCTGCCGGAATACGGCGACGACGAGGCCGCCGCGCTCCTGGCGGCACGCAGACTGCAGTCCGCCGGTCTCACGAAGCCGCACTGGTTCTGGAGCGGCGTCGCGAAGGACACCGGCGAACCCGCCGTCGTCGAGGGCAGCACGACGAAGTACCGGGTCGACCCCGAGGCGCTGGCCGCTCTCGAAGAGGAGGACGCCGGAGGCCGGGTCGCCTTCCTGAACCCGTACGACAGCCTGCTCTTCGACCGGAAGCGCCTCGAGGAGCTCTTCGCGTTCACCTACGTGCTCGAGCAGTTCAAACCGAAGGCGCAGCGCCGGTACGGTTTCTTCGCGCACCCGATCCTCATGGGCGACCGGTTCGTCGGGATGCTGGACGCCGAGGTCGCCCGCGATCGCGAGGTGCTCAGGGTGAACGCGATCCATGAGTTCCTGCCGTTCGAGCCGGAGGAATCCGAGATGGTCCGCGCCGAGATCTCCGAACTCGCGGAGTGGCTCGGTGTCTCAGTCACGGGACTGCCCTGA
- a CDS encoding M18 family aminopeptidase has translation MPSSTAPARPAALAHADDLAAFVAASPSSFHAAAEVASRLENAGFVRLDEAAGWPAPAGGKYVVVRDGAAIAWVVPPSATASTGVRIFGAHSDSPGFKLKPKPTTGKLGWLQAGVEIYGGPLLNSWLDRELRLAGRLVLDDGTSVLAATGPLLRLPQLAIHLDREVNDHLALDKQSQTQPVWGLGEADSADILGELAREAGVDAGRVRGYDIVTADAARGAIFGRDDVFFASGRLDDLASVHAGVVALERAADGHEAGHIAMLAVFDHEEVGSGTRSGAAGPFLSDVLERLWLSLGADREQQLRALAASWCVSSDVGHSVHPNYADKHDPVVQPVLGSGPILKINANQRYATDAAGAAAWNGWCAVAGVTSQEFVSNNAVPCGSTIGPITATRLGIRTVDVGIPILSMHSARELAGVSDLWDLARVAETYFRG, from the coding sequence GTGCCCTCGTCCACCGCTCCCGCCCGCCCCGCAGCCCTCGCGCACGCCGACGATCTCGCCGCGTTCGTGGCGGCGTCGCCGTCGAGCTTCCACGCGGCCGCCGAGGTCGCGAGCCGCCTCGAGAACGCGGGATTCGTCCGTCTCGACGAGGCGGCCGGATGGCCGGCGCCGGCCGGGGGGAAGTATGTGGTGGTGCGCGACGGCGCCGCGATCGCGTGGGTCGTGCCGCCCAGCGCGACGGCGTCGACGGGCGTGCGGATCTTCGGCGCGCACAGCGACTCGCCGGGTTTCAAGCTCAAGCCCAAGCCGACGACCGGCAAGCTCGGCTGGCTGCAGGCCGGCGTCGAGATCTACGGCGGTCCGCTCCTGAACTCGTGGCTCGACCGCGAGCTCCGCCTGGCGGGCAGGCTGGTGCTCGACGACGGCACGAGCGTGCTCGCGGCGACCGGTCCGCTGCTGCGACTCCCGCAGCTCGCGATCCATCTGGACCGCGAGGTCAACGACCACCTCGCGCTCGACAAGCAGTCGCAGACGCAGCCGGTGTGGGGTCTCGGCGAGGCGGATTCCGCCGACATCCTGGGCGAGCTCGCACGCGAGGCGGGCGTGGACGCGGGCCGGGTCCGCGGCTACGACATCGTGACCGCCGACGCTGCGCGGGGCGCGATCTTCGGGCGTGACGATGTGTTCTTCGCCTCCGGACGCCTCGACGACCTCGCGTCGGTGCACGCGGGCGTCGTCGCGCTCGAGCGCGCGGCCGACGGCCACGAGGCCGGCCACATCGCGATGCTCGCCGTCTTCGACCACGAGGAGGTCGGCTCGGGCACCCGGTCGGGTGCGGCCGGTCCTTTCCTCTCGGACGTGCTCGAACGGCTGTGGCTGTCGCTCGGCGCCGATCGCGAGCAGCAGCTGCGCGCGCTCGCCGCATCCTGGTGCGTCTCGAGCGACGTCGGCCATTCCGTCCACCCGAACTACGCCGACAAGCACGACCCGGTCGTGCAGCCCGTGCTCGGCTCGGGCCCGATCCTCAAGATCAACGCCAACCAGCGGTACGCGACGGACGCCGCGGGCGCGGCGGCCTGGAACGGCTGGTGCGCCGTGGCCGGCGTCACGAGCCAGGAGTTCGTCTCGAACAACGCGGTGCCGTGCGGCTCGACGATCGGCCCGATCACGGCGACCCGTCTCGGCATCCGGACCGTGGACGTCGGCATCCCGATCCTCTCCATGCACTCGGCGCGCGAGCTCGCCGGCGTGAGCGACTTGTGGGACCTCGCCCGCGTCGCAGAGACCTACTTCCGCGGCTGA
- a CDS encoding DUF2200 domain-containing protein, translated as MHRIFSISFASVYPLYVTKVEKKGRTTEELDEVIEWLTGFDDAELKQHLDEQTTLEDFFAHADLNPNASLITGVICGMRVEEIEDPLMQKIRYLDKLVDELARGRSMEKILRTA; from the coding sequence ATGCACCGGATCTTCTCGATCAGCTTCGCCTCGGTCTACCCGCTCTACGTGACGAAGGTCGAGAAGAAGGGGCGCACGACCGAGGAGCTCGACGAGGTCATCGAGTGGCTCACGGGCTTCGACGATGCCGAGCTGAAGCAGCACCTCGACGAGCAGACGACGCTCGAGGACTTCTTCGCCCACGCCGACCTCAACCCGAACGCCTCGCTCATCACGGGCGTCATCTGCGGCATGCGGGTCGAGGAGATCGAGGACCCGCTGATGCAGAAGATCCGGTACCTCGACAAGCTCGTGGACGAACTCGCCCGCGGCAGATCGATGGAGAAGATCCTCCGCACCGCCTGA
- a CDS encoding PPOX class F420-dependent oxidoreductase, with translation MPHVDDIVPADRRHLLELPVYAHLGTIRPNDTVQVNPMWFEFDGEHVRFTHTNYRQKYRNLQHNPSMSLSILDPDSPFRYLEVAGKLVDVVPDPEGAFYVRLQNRYGNPSSTPPRDKEDRVILVMAIDRATRQ, from the coding sequence ATGCCTCACGTCGACGACATCGTCCCCGCTGACCGCCGCCATCTGCTCGAGCTCCCGGTGTACGCGCACCTCGGGACCATCCGGCCGAACGACACCGTCCAGGTCAACCCGATGTGGTTCGAGTTCGACGGCGAGCACGTCCGGTTCACGCACACGAACTATCGGCAGAAGTACCGCAACCTGCAGCACAACCCGTCGATGTCGCTGTCGATCCTCGATCCCGACTCGCCTTTCCGGTACCTCGAGGTGGCGGGCAAGCTCGTCGACGTCGTCCCCGACCCCGAGGGCGCGTTCTACGTCCGGCTGCAGAACCGCTACGGCAACCCGAGCTCCACGCCACCGCGCGACAAGGAGGACCGCGTGATCCTCGTCATGGCGATCGACCGCGCGACCCGGCAGTGA
- a CDS encoding CoA pyrophosphatase — MPHPMTPPTGDVRRREALGARAQLAALAETSSTGTGPLLDLPSPADPRPAAVLMLFGVLDTLPSDHDAQSTAVSRDLDVLLLARATTLRAHPGQVAFPGGRIDPGDDGPVAAALREAREETGLDPAGVEVLGELVRIPLAFSQHMVTPVLAWWRHPSPVRVVDEAESADVFRAPVADLLNPANRGVTVIRRGGQEWRGPGFLVRHATGEHLVWGFTGMVLDALFDRLGWSEPWDEEHELPLVLPD, encoded by the coding sequence ATGCCGCATCCCATGACTCCGCCGACGGGCGATGTGCGTCGCCGGGAGGCGCTCGGTGCGCGCGCTCAGCTCGCGGCGCTGGCCGAGACCTCCTCGACGGGGACGGGCCCGCTGCTGGATCTGCCGTCGCCCGCCGACCCGCGCCCGGCCGCGGTGCTCATGCTCTTCGGGGTGCTCGACACGCTTCCCAGCGACCACGACGCGCAGTCCACGGCGGTGTCCCGCGATCTCGACGTGCTGCTCCTCGCGCGTGCGACGACGCTGCGTGCGCATCCGGGTCAGGTCGCGTTCCCCGGCGGCCGGATCGATCCAGGCGATGACGGCCCGGTGGCGGCGGCACTGCGCGAGGCCCGCGAAGAGACCGGGCTCGATCCCGCCGGCGTCGAGGTGCTGGGCGAGCTCGTCCGCATCCCGCTCGCCTTCTCGCAGCACATGGTGACTCCCGTGCTCGCGTGGTGGCGGCATCCGTCACCCGTCCGCGTCGTCGACGAGGCGGAGTCGGCCGATGTGTTCCGCGCGCCCGTCGCCGACCTGCTGAACCCCGCCAACCGCGGGGTCACGGTGATCCGTCGCGGCGGACAGGAGTGGCGCGGCCCCGGATTCCTCGTGCGGCATGCGACCGGCGAGCACCTGGTGTGGGGGTTCACCGGCATGGTGCTGGATGCGCTGTTCGACCGCCTCGGCTGGAGCGAGCCGTGGGACGAGGAGCACGAGCTCCCGCTCGTGCTGCCTGACTGA
- a CDS encoding dihydrofolate reductase family protein — MSVVATMSLSLDGIGAGVNQTEERPFGEVPENALHRWMFETPDENRAEIDAIVSAGAYIMGRHMFGPVRGEWDRDWRGWWGADPPYHAPVFVLTHYPRESVEMEGGTTFHFVTDGIHAALDRAREAAGDRDIHVAGGVSTTNSYLAAGLIDELMLQISPSIVGTGLRLLDGIGPVRLEQISGRSASLVTHVRYRVLPGGFAESADSA; from the coding sequence ATGTCAGTCGTCGCCACGATGTCGCTCTCGCTCGACGGGATCGGTGCCGGAGTCAACCAGACGGAGGAGCGCCCGTTCGGCGAGGTGCCCGAGAACGCGCTGCACCGCTGGATGTTCGAGACGCCCGACGAGAACCGTGCCGAGATCGACGCGATCGTCTCCGCCGGCGCGTACATCATGGGGCGCCACATGTTCGGTCCCGTACGCGGCGAGTGGGACCGCGACTGGCGCGGATGGTGGGGCGCCGATCCCCCCTACCACGCCCCGGTCTTCGTCCTCACCCATTACCCTCGGGAGTCCGTCGAGATGGAGGGCGGCACCACCTTCCACTTCGTCACCGACGGCATCCACGCGGCCCTCGATCGGGCGCGGGAGGCTGCGGGCGACCGCGACATCCATGTGGCCGGAGGCGTGTCGACCACGAACTCCTATCTGGCCGCCGGCCTGATCGACGAGCTGATGCTGCAGATCTCGCCGAGCATCGTCGGCACCGGGCTGCGCCTGCTCGACGGGATCGGTCCCGTCCGGCTCGAGCAGATCTCGGGCCGGTCGGCGTCGCTCGTCACGCACGTGCGGTACCGGGTGCTCCCCGGCGGCTTCGCCGAATCCGCGGATTCTGCGTGA
- a CDS encoding lytic transglycosylase domain-containing protein: protein MRSHTSIPPARRTLRRAERRLRRRPVLVAATLAVGVLATAAFSTATPASQAEASGSLTNFALASYSPVSVTGETAAAPSAFEKTVADADAAMTAASTVSSDIAASGLDVGTPDTAVDTTDLEDAVAQLKRAQSLPAQYTTDVTDAVTALTASVNEQAQGLRGKLDAAIALKAQREAEEKARKEAEAAAAAKAAEEAAAAKKSATPRSSGGGAPVFATGGAVGGTSPADAQATARSMIGGYGWGDDQFGCLVSLWIKESGWNYQAYNRSSGAYGIPQALPGSKMGSAGADWQTNPATQIAWGLGYISGRYGSPCGAWSHSQSTGWY, encoded by the coding sequence ATGCGCTCCCACACGTCGATTCCGCCCGCCCGCCGCACTCTCCGCCGCGCCGAACGCCGCCTCCGCCGCCGCCCGGTGCTGGTCGCGGCGACGCTCGCCGTCGGCGTGCTGGCCACCGCCGCGTTCAGCACGGCGACCCCTGCATCGCAGGCCGAGGCATCCGGTTCGCTGACGAACTTCGCGCTGGCGTCGTACTCCCCGGTCTCCGTCACCGGCGAGACCGCCGCGGCACCGAGCGCGTTCGAGAAGACCGTCGCCGACGCCGATGCCGCGATGACCGCGGCGTCCACCGTGTCGTCCGACATCGCCGCGTCGGGTCTCGACGTCGGCACACCCGACACGGCGGTGGATACCACCGACCTCGAGGACGCCGTCGCGCAGCTGAAGCGTGCGCAGTCGCTCCCCGCGCAGTACACGACGGACGTCACCGATGCCGTCACCGCTCTCACCGCCTCGGTCAACGAGCAGGCGCAGGGCCTGCGTGGCAAGCTCGACGCCGCGATCGCCCTCAAGGCGCAGCGCGAGGCGGAGGAGAAGGCCCGAAAGGAGGCCGAGGCCGCCGCTGCCGCCAAGGCCGCCGAAGAGGCCGCCGCGGCGAAGAAGTCGGCGACGCCGCGTTCGTCCGGCGGGGGCGCACCCGTGTTCGCCACCGGCGGCGCCGTGGGCGGCACCAGCCCGGCCGACGCGCAGGCAACCGCACGCTCGATGATCGGAGGCTACGGCTGGGGCGACGACCAGTTCGGCTGCCTCGTGTCGCTGTGGATCAAGGAGTCGGGCTGGAATTACCAGGCCTACAACAGGTCCAGCGGTGCCTACGGCATCCCCCAGGCTCTCCCCGGCAGCAAGATGGGCAGCGCCGGCGCCGACTGGCAGACCAACCCCGCGACGCAGATCGCGTGGGGCCTCGGCTACATCTCGGGCCGCTACGGCAGCCCGTGCGGCGCGTGGAGCCACTCGCAGTCGACCGGCTGGTACTGA
- a CDS encoding TIGR03557 family F420-dependent LLM class oxidoreductase has protein sequence MVRFGHTLMGEQSGPRELVRYAQAAEEAGYDFEVSSDHYSLWLVSQGHSPYAWTVLGAVAHATSRVELMTYVTCPTMRYHPAVVAQKAATLQILSEGRFLLGLGSGESLNEHVVGEGWPNVDVRQDRLVEAIEIIRELHTGRLLTYVGEHFRVDSARIWDAPDTPVEIGVAVSGEESIGSFAPLADHMIAVEPRPELVELWDEARTADARPGTRGTSRKIGQVAVSWDPDKTTAVERAHEQFRWFGGGWPVNADLTTPAGFEAASKFVRPEDVAESIACGPDLDELAESVRPYLEAGFTDIALVQIGDEAQDRFLAEAAGPLLERLRAMS, from the coding sequence ATGGTGCGATTCGGACACACCTTGATGGGCGAGCAGAGCGGACCTCGCGAACTGGTGCGGTACGCCCAGGCCGCGGAGGAGGCGGGTTACGACTTCGAGGTCTCGAGCGACCACTACTCCCTCTGGCTCGTGAGCCAGGGGCACTCGCCGTACGCGTGGACCGTGCTCGGCGCGGTCGCCCACGCGACCTCGCGCGTCGAGCTGATGACCTACGTGACGTGCCCCACGATGCGGTACCATCCGGCTGTCGTCGCCCAGAAGGCGGCGACCCTCCAGATCCTCAGCGAGGGCCGGTTCCTGCTCGGGCTGGGCTCGGGTGAGAGTCTCAACGAGCACGTCGTCGGCGAGGGCTGGCCCAACGTCGACGTCCGTCAGGACAGGCTCGTCGAGGCGATCGAGATCATCCGCGAGCTGCACACCGGCCGGCTGCTCACCTACGTCGGCGAGCATTTCCGCGTGGACTCCGCGCGGATCTGGGATGCGCCCGACACGCCGGTCGAGATCGGCGTGGCCGTGTCGGGCGAGGAGTCGATCGGATCGTTCGCACCGCTGGCGGACCATATGATCGCCGTCGAGCCACGACCCGAGCTGGTGGAACTGTGGGACGAGGCTCGCACGGCGGACGCCCGGCCCGGCACCCGCGGCACGTCACGCAAGATCGGGCAGGTGGCCGTCTCGTGGGACCCCGACAAGACCACCGCCGTCGAGCGCGCTCACGAGCAGTTCCGGTGGTTCGGCGGAGGCTGGCCTGTCAACGCCGACCTCACCACGCCGGCGGGCTTCGAGGCCGCGAGCAAGTTCGTGCGCCCGGAGGACGTGGCGGAGTCCATCGCGTGCGGGCCGGACCTCGACGAGCTCGCAGAGAGCGTGCGTCCCTATCTCGAGGCGGGCTTCACCGACATCGCCCTGGTGCAGATCGGCGACGAGGCGCAGGACCGGTTCCTCGCCGAGGCGGCCGGGCCACTGCTGGAACGCCTTCGCGCGATGAGCTGA
- a CDS encoding cupin domain-containing protein, with product MDSTDLADLIDDLTAKAREASSGRAARTIRGGHEHALRETVIALRAGHELAEHESPHEATLQVLRGRVRLIAGDDAWDGASGDHLTVPPQRHSLAALEDAVVLLTVSNRVP from the coding sequence ATGGACAGCACGGATCTGGCCGATCTGATCGACGACCTGACGGCGAAGGCGCGCGAGGCCTCGAGCGGGCGCGCCGCGCGGACCATCCGCGGCGGTCATGAGCACGCCCTGCGCGAGACGGTCATCGCGCTGCGCGCCGGACACGAGCTTGCTGAGCACGAGAGCCCCCACGAGGCCACGCTGCAGGTGCTCCGAGGGCGCGTGCGACTCATCGCCGGCGACGACGCCTGGGACGGGGCATCCGGTGATCACCTCACGGTCCCGCCGCAGCGCCACAGCCTCGCGGCGCTGGAAGACGCCGTCGTGCTCCTGACGGTGTCGAACCGCGTGCCCTGA
- a CDS encoding SDR family oxidoreductase, whose amino-acid sequence MTILVTAAGGQLGHLVIDALLERGVAPGDIVAGARTTSKVADLVERGIRVVPLDYDAPEAVAAALEGVDSVLLISGSELGRRYEGHVNVIDAAKAAGVAKLVYTSLAHADSADFVLAPEHKATEQHLAASGVPAVVLRNNWYTENYAPDVLRAAETGVIAASVGDATVAAASRADYAEAAAVVLIEDGHLGRTYELSGDTAVSYADLAAAAAELLDRDVAFVPVSREQLEAALTEAGLDAGTVGFVAEMEAGIARGVLADADPALARLLGRPTTPVADGLRAAVEASRINA is encoded by the coding sequence ATGACCATCCTCGTGACCGCCGCCGGCGGACAGCTCGGCCACCTCGTCATCGACGCCCTCCTCGAGCGCGGCGTCGCCCCGGGCGACATCGTCGCCGGCGCGCGCACGACCTCGAAGGTCGCGGATCTCGTGGAGCGCGGCATCCGTGTCGTCCCGCTCGACTACGACGCGCCCGAGGCCGTCGCCGCCGCGCTCGAGGGCGTCGACTCCGTGCTGCTCATCTCGGGCTCCGAACTCGGCCGGCGATACGAGGGCCACGTGAACGTGATCGACGCGGCGAAGGCGGCCGGCGTCGCGAAGCTGGTCTACACCAGCCTCGCGCACGCCGACTCGGCCGATTTCGTGCTCGCGCCCGAGCACAAGGCGACCGAGCAGCACCTCGCCGCGAGCGGTGTTCCCGCGGTCGTGCTGCGCAACAACTGGTACACCGAGAACTACGCGCCCGACGTGCTGCGCGCCGCCGAGACCGGCGTCATCGCCGCATCGGTGGGCGACGCGACGGTCGCCGCCGCGAGTCGCGCCGACTACGCCGAGGCCGCCGCCGTCGTGCTCATCGAGGACGGCCACCTGGGCCGCACCTACGAGCTCTCGGGCGACACCGCCGTGTCGTACGCCGACCTCGCCGCCGCCGCGGCCGAGCTGCTCGACCGCGACGTCGCCTTCGTGCCGGTCTCGCGAGAGCAGCTCGAGGCCGCGCTCACCGAGGCGGGGCTGGACGCGGGCACCGTCGGCTTCGTCGCCGAGATGGAGGCCGGCATCGCGCGCGGCGTGCTCGCCGACGCAGACCCGGCGCTCGCACGCCTGCTCGGCCGGCCGACGACGCCCGTGGCCGACGGCCTGCGCGCAGCCGTGGAGGCTTCCCGCATCAACGCCTGA
- a CDS encoding DUF2510 domain-containing protein encodes MATQPAPGWYDDGSGKQRWWDGTHWTDQYIDLRERDTELRTDGGPAASGPAPAGWYDDQRGRTRWWDGRRWTSDVRYSGEEQDFAGVVIDGRWIHFGDLSQPVNEVAASADSGDALLRRPEFTRASVERRMFGAAGAITPRSLNRAIDRAAPHLVIAGSQVWVAPFPLARDAEARRFIAWVNSSADHYRYR; translated from the coding sequence ATGGCGACGCAGCCCGCACCCGGGTGGTACGACGACGGCTCCGGCAAACAGCGCTGGTGGGACGGCACGCACTGGACCGACCAGTACATCGATCTGCGCGAGCGCGACACCGAGCTGCGGACGGATGGCGGCCCCGCCGCCTCCGGGCCGGCACCGGCGGGATGGTACGACGACCAGCGCGGACGCACCCGCTGGTGGGACGGCCGGCGCTGGACGAGCGACGTGCGGTACAGCGGCGAGGAGCAGGACTTCGCGGGCGTCGTGATCGACGGCCGGTGGATCCACTTCGGCGACCTGAGCCAGCCGGTGAACGAGGTCGCGGCATCCGCGGACTCGGGCGACGCGCTGCTGCGGCGCCCGGAGTTCACGAGGGCCTCCGTCGAGCGGCGGATGTTCGGGGCCGCCGGTGCCATCACCCCGCGAAGCCTCAACCGGGCGATCGACCGAGCGGCACCGCACCTCGTCATCGCGGGGTCGCAGGTGTGGGTGGCGCCGTTCCCGCTCGCGCGCGACGCGGAGGCCCGCCGCTTCATCGCGTGGGTCAACAGCAGCGCGGACCACTACCGCTACCGCTGA
- a CDS encoding helix-turn-helix domain-containing protein, producing the protein MMVSFAEIRSEIPGVFDEACPTRVVLDHVMSKWGVLVLMALSEGTIRWGELRRTVGGISEKMLASTLRTLEKDGFVARTAYPEVPPRVEYSLTPLGDELMERMMPLMAWIGVNAADIVDR; encoded by the coding sequence GTGATGGTGAGTTTTGCGGAAATCCGGTCAGAGATTCCGGGTGTCTTCGACGAGGCCTGCCCGACGCGTGTGGTCCTCGACCACGTCATGAGCAAGTGGGGCGTGCTGGTGCTCATGGCGCTCTCCGAAGGCACGATCCGGTGGGGCGAGTTGCGCCGCACCGTCGGGGGCATCAGCGAGAAGATGCTCGCGTCGACGCTGCGCACGCTCGAGAAGGACGGCTTCGTGGCGCGCACGGCCTACCCCGAGGTGCCGCCGCGCGTCGAATACTCCCTGACGCCGCTCGGCGACGAGCTGATGGAGCGCATGATGCCGCTCATGGCCTGGATCGGTGTCAACGCCGCCGACATCGTCGACCGCTGA
- a CDS encoding nucleotide disphospho-sugar-binding domain-containing protein, protein MAAVLFCPVTFNLAEVTRMIEVARALDPAHRVVFLGYEPDFAYLITDAGFDYRASEPAMTSAQRAQLMRFDQGKTLRSPLTDALVSARVDVERALIRETDAAAVVIGSNVTSMISARAEKIPLFYAVPFALTRPQVAQTARLGMVRGSGRVAHALDRVATSLLRLAYNRLPLAPRAFGRVAEANGVPALKTVVSLLEADHNLLTVMPWELEGYTLPDAYQRVGPIFAHIDAPMPPIVAELAARPEPLVYLGLGSSANREMALAAASQLGALPVNVVAPVRHYLREADVLPPNVHATGLLPAHLLGGLVDAAVLHGGQGTVQTACAAGIPFVGMGLQPEQVWNVDQCVRQGNALALSPKQAGAPALAGAVRRLLTDDGMRTAAERVRAAYADEDGAAASARVIEAHLAGRG, encoded by the coding sequence ATGGCTGCCGTCCTCTTCTGCCCTGTGACGTTCAACCTCGCCGAGGTGACGCGCATGATCGAGGTGGCGCGGGCGCTGGATCCCGCGCATCGCGTCGTGTTCCTGGGCTACGAGCCGGACTTCGCGTACCTCATCACCGACGCGGGCTTCGACTACCGCGCGAGCGAGCCGGCGATGACCTCCGCGCAGCGCGCACAGCTCATGAGGTTCGACCAGGGCAAGACCCTGCGCAGCCCGCTCACCGATGCGCTGGTCTCCGCGCGGGTCGACGTCGAGCGTGCGCTGATCCGGGAGACGGATGCCGCGGCCGTCGTGATCGGCTCGAACGTGACGTCGATGATCTCGGCCCGGGCCGAGAAGATCCCCTTGTTCTATGCGGTGCCGTTCGCACTCACCCGGCCTCAGGTCGCGCAGACCGCGCGGCTCGGGATGGTGCGAGGCAGCGGCCGCGTCGCCCACGCGCTCGACCGCGTGGCGACCAGCCTGCTGCGCTTGGCCTACAACCGCCTGCCGCTCGCGCCCCGGGCGTTCGGCCGAGTCGCTGAGGCCAACGGTGTCCCGGCCCTGAAGACCGTCGTGTCGCTGCTCGAGGCCGACCACAACCTCCTCACCGTCATGCCGTGGGAGCTCGAGGGCTACACGCTCCCCGACGCGTACCAACGCGTCGGGCCGATCTTCGCGCACATCGACGCGCCGATGCCGCCGATCGTGGCGGAGCTCGCGGCGCGCCCCGAGCCGCTGGTGTACCTCGGCCTCGGCTCCTCGGCGAATCGCGAGATGGCGCTCGCCGCCGCGTCGCAGCTCGGTGCTCTCCCTGTGAACGTCGTCGCGCCGGTGCGGCACTATCTGCGGGAAGCCGACGTGCTGCCGCCGAACGTCCACGCGACCGGGCTGCTGCCGGCGCACCTGCTGGGCGGGCTGGTCGACGCTGCCGTCCTCCACGGCGGACAGGGCACCGTGCAGACGGCGTGCGCGGCCGGGATCCCGTTCGTGGGCATGGGGCTGCAGCCGGAGCAGGTCTGGAACGTCGACCAATGCGTCCGTCAGGGCAACGCGCTCGCGCTGTCGCCGAAGCAGGCCGGCGCGCCCGCGCTGGCGGGCGCCGTGCGCCGGCTGCTGACGGACGACGGGATGCGCACCGCGGCCGAGCGCGTGCGCGCCGCGTATGCGGACGAGGACGGGGCCGCAGCATCCGCTCGGGTGATCGAGGCTCACCTCGCGGGGCGGGGGTGA